TACATATCTGTGACCCACCATCCTTCCAGGCGAGGAACAGCCCGGCAACCTGTTCAGGTTCTGCTTTTCACTTGTTGACTGCTGGCATGGACTCTGGGCTCATgtgaaccagaactgaacagAATCTGAAGAACTTGTTgtctttcacattcatgtttgcACAGAGAAATTTTGCTGTTGGTCTCATATGTCCTTTGGGGTTTTTCCCATAATAGGCTGAGCCCCCTGAGTTTAGGAAGGTAATTTAGTCATTTATACAAACAACCCTGGATCTATTTATTATGGACTGTTTATTTTCTAggtatttattcatgtttttattttcaatgcaGAGAGTTAGGAAAAGGTGTCATTAAGGGCTGAACACGGTTactatttttcttatttaaatttttgttaaCATTTATTAAGTTAATCATTTAATCTAAAAGTCAAATTTTTATTCAGGAATAGTGCATACcccaaagtaaaacacaaacaatgacatccaatttaaagaaaaaatggaGCTCTAAAAACTACTTAGAAAAGTACGTATTTTCTggtgctgcacggtggcgcagctggtagcactgttgccttgcagcaagaaggtcctgggtttgacttccggctgggggtctttctgcatggggtttgcatgttctcctcgtgcagGCGTTGTTTCTCTCCAGGgactccagtttcctcccacagtccaaaaacatgactgttaagttaactggtctctctacattgcccttaggtgtgaatgagtgtgtgtgtggttgtttgtcctgtgtgtgtctgtgttgtcctgcgctggattggcgacctgtccaggatgcaccctgcctcccgcccgtagactgctggagataggcaccagataagtggtatagaagatgaatgaatggtatttatttatttttaagaaacaaaTCATGGATATTTAGCATATTGAGAAAGTTGAACATGATGAGTTATTTAAAATAGACGTTTTCTCTCAATTATCCACCCATCCACTTGGCATATCATCGGAAGCCTTGCGGGGTCACAGGGGACTGGTATTTATCTCCACCAGCTGCAGGGTGTGCTGTTCACTGGTTTCCAGTCTACAACACAGAGATACACAGGACTGACAACCATGTATGCACAAAATAGCATGTGTGTTTTTGGACTCCTGAGccagtacccagagagaactcaCAGCTGCATGGGAAGAACGTGAAATCTGCACACACAAACCCttggctgggattcaaacccaggatctacatgctgcaaggcaacagtgttgaCGACTGGAGtcagtttttcagaaaaaaatgttctttatttttgtgtctctatAGGAGCAAACAGGTCAAGCCATGTGAACGTTCATCCAAACACAATCATAAGACCTTTGACTTTCTTTCTCTAACATTGGGAATTGTGTCTGGATCGTGTCTGTTCAAACTGTGCATTAGCTCCAACAGATGTGGCCTGTGCAAACAAACCATGACTGCGGTTTTCAGTCACAGTTTTAACTTAGTTACACGTTTATTTGTTTCGTTTTAATTGCCAATAAATTGTATATAACCACAATAAGCAACATGAGTGAATGAAACCTTTTTAgagttttattgttaattgGTTAATCAACAATGGATTCTAACCTGAACTAAAATGAATCTGTATGAACCTCAgtcctgtttttaaatgattataaacatgattttaaacagaggttCTGTGTTAAATACCCAGAACCTGCTCAGCTCTGCACTGTTTCACAGAAGTGGAACATTTACAATAAATGGGTGAGTGTCTAGAGGAAACCGTTCAAACATGTAGTATTTATGTCACTATGAACTTGGGTAACACCAAAAAGACAaagaactttgattttttttacttttgagaGTGAAAGTATGGGAGTGTGAATGTTTCATCAGTTCTTTCAGTTTTGTTCTGAAGCAAAGAATGAGGTTATAAAAGGAGCTTCAGTAAAGGAAAGCTGAACTCGTCCTCCGTTCTGAGACACAGACTGTTGGTAAGTTTCTGAACGTCTTcactttgacatttttaaactaaattcTGTTTGGCTATTTTTGTTGGATCCTGACAATAATCTGTTTCTACAGTTTGTGAATAAATGCAGTTTAGCCAAAGAGCAGCAAGAGAAGGTGAACCACAGAgagcagaaaaaacacaaacataagaAAGGTTTGTTTCTATCTATCTTCACTCCAGCAAGGACGTAACTTTGGGTCTAGCATGGGGGGGGGGTTAAGCTCTCTACctagttgtttatttattgaatcatttacttttgtaaaaggCTAATTTTCTGTTCCTGTTTCAGAAATTCATTCTAATATTTTTACTGTGATTACCATAACTTtccagtttttctgttccacatcagttcagcaattaataaaaagctgatttttacttcatcttttggttttaattttctgttagTAGTTTAAGTGAAGGTTGAACCTCTTATAACtggtgaaaaaaacatttggctgaaGCAGATAATAACACGTTTAGTGATATTTAGAAAAGTCTTTCTGCTCTGTCCGTCCGACTAAAGTTGTTAGACTCAGAGAAACTATGTTTACGGTGGCTCAAATAAAAGTGCTTCTTTTCCCATCTatataaattactttttttattttttattttactctctcactctctctcccacatctgaggctccattgtcatactttcttacatttctaaaaagaaaactgctaccttattttaaagcacaatgttagaaaattggagagaaattaGAGAGATTAGAATAAGGTTAGCTTATTCCAATCTCCAAAATTAGAATAAGATAACCCTTTAATTGCAGTGCATTTATTCAAAGGGAAAGATTCTACCGACAGACAGATCAATTGATCCTAGGGCTACTCCTAGGAGCGTCCTCTGGACCacgccttttttttattttatcatttctttTCTTGTGGCCTTGTCACTCTATGGGAGCTGGGGTGTGGGTTAAAGGTGGCGCCGGCCCTAGTCTGGATTGATGGCTTGGACAGTCTGCCTGTATCAAGTTCAGAATGAAAGGGACCACCAGGGTCCGGGGGCTTGccggtacctggacctgggagtatagagtgtgtatggggagtgtgaatgAGAGTACAGGGTCCATTCTTGTATGGCTTTACATTGGCTATTTGCGTGTGAGTGTTTGTATATGTAAGTAAGAGGGTGGAAAGGTGTGAttatgactgtgtgtgccttTTTCTGTCAGATTGGATCTTGGACACTCCCCCCCCGCATGCATGCatgttgggcctctgcttgggagGGGTGTGCTCTTGGGAGGGGTGTGCTCTTGGGCCttttctagggtgttatcttgtattctctttatcctaaTTTCTTTCCTCTATTCTTGTCTCCTCTCCCGTTACCTTTTTGCCCTATCTCTATCCTttccttgcttctttttttccctttcgttTACATCTCTGTCCATTGCATTAGAAATGATGCCAAAGCAATTTCTGATAaagctttttaaataatatcaagcggagcatcacagcaaAAGCTGTAATGCTTTACTTGTGGAAGTAAATTTTCTGGGCGTTGCCTTGGCTCTCAGACAACAATtatgagtgctactctgccggacaaaaaaaaagtaaagaataaagtaaaaaagctTTAGTTTAGTTCACTTTATAAAACTCGCAATAtctgtgactcaaataattttcgtgaaaaaattatttgtaaaattttgGAATTTTTTTCTCTATAGAATAGATTTACACAAATTAAAggttgaattttatttattaattttttctgTGTGAGATTATGTTGTTGCGATAAAAGCTGagtttattttacacatttttaccagggGTCCAATTAATGCTGCAGATGCTgcatattttagattttctgcTTTGGGTTCTAATCgtgtattaaaataatttcagtgtACCTAAATAGATGACCCGATTGACCATGATTAGACAGTgcgatataaaaaaaatgttttactgtttcAGAGGATTAAATCATTTGTATTggtgtttccttttatttcacTACAGGCAGACTGACAGCAAGGAAGAGTCAACACTGACAATCAAGATGTGCCTGACACTGACTATAACTCTACTCATCATTGTGGTTGTAATAATTTTGCTACCCTGGCTGAACATCGTCACGCTGGCAGATGTGTTCACATCCGGGAGGAACCTTTCAAAGTTGGTAATCCCAACATTAGATGATATGACGATATCAGGAGCTTTAACACTGACAGATACAGTGTTTTTCATAAGGTCAAACTCAATGACAACAATGTTCCTGGTTATTGTCTCTGTCATATTTAGTTTGCACTGGTTCGACATCATTACTTTGACACGATTCATCCCCTCAGGATTAAATAATACTAAAATTTCAGGAGCATTAGCAGTGACAATCACAGTGTTTCTCACTCTGTTGAACTCACTGACAACAACTCTCTCAGTTGCTGTAAATGTCATGCTTTGGGTCCATTGGCTGAACATCGTCACGCTGGCAGATGTGTTCACAGCAGGGAGGGATAGTTTAAAGTTGGTAATCCCAACATTAGATGATATGACGATATCGGGAGCTTTAACACTGACAGATACAGTATTTTTCATCATGTCAAACTCAATGACAACAATGTTCCTGGTTATTGTCTCTGTCATATTTAGTTTGCACTGGTTCGACATCATTACTTTGACACGATTCATCCCCTCAGGATTAAATAATCCTAACATTTCAGGAGCATTAGCAGTGACAATCACAGTGTTTCTCACTCTGTCGAACTCACTGACAACAACTCTCTCAGTTGCTGTAAATGTCATGCTTTGGGTCCATTGGCTGAACATCGTCGCACTGACAGACGTATTCATGTCGTTCACCATTGgatcaaaatacacaaagactTGCATTGATTCAAAGCCAGGAGCTAAACGACTGGCTGAAGTCGTTAAAGGAAAAAGCACTCTGCTTACATCACAAACAGGCCATCTCCCGCTTTACAAAATTAcactggaagaaaaacaaatcagcatTAAAGGGTGCAAAAGTTTCAGTTTTGGAGAGAAATCCATGAACTGTAACCGAAACATCATTCTTCTTGGAGCCAAAGGTGCTGGGAAGTCCACTGTCATTAATGCGATGATAAATTACGTTCTAGGTGTTAGATGGGAGGACTCTTTTCGGTTTAAGTTAGTGGACGAAAGTCAAACAAAATCACAAGTTCACAATCAGACACCAGAAATCACCGTGTACAAACTCTACCACCAGGAGGGTTTCAGAGTAAATTACTCACTGACTATTGTGGACACTCCAGGCTTTGGAGACACCGGAGGCATAGACAGAGACAAGGacatcacagaacagctgcgtAGCCTCTTCGCTGATCAGGAAGGTGTCGGTGAAATTGATGCCGTGTGTTTTGTAGTTCAGGCCAATATAACTGAACTGACATCAACACAAACATACGTGTTTGATTCAGCACTCTCAATCTTTGGCAAAGATGTAGCAGAAAACATCAGGGTCCTGGTGACGTATGCAGACGAGCAGCAGCAACCAGTTCTAGAAGCCATCAGAGTGTCTGGTGTCCCATGTCCTAAAAGTAATGACGGTCTCCCAGTTCACTTCAGATTTAATAACTCAGTGCTGTTTGCTCACAACAAATCCTCAGTGATAAGACGCATGATTCGGCTCAACGAAGAGAAAACCTTTGAGTTTTGGAACATGGGGACAAAGAGCATGGCCGGTTTCTTTGCTAGTCTAAATCACGTCAGAACCATAAGGTTGACAATGACCAATGAGCtcctgaaagaaagaaagcatcTGGAAAGTACAgctgaggagctgcagaagcaGGTTAAACTCGGCTTGGCCAAGCTGCAGGATATTAGGGAGACCAATGAAAAACTCCAAGAGCACGAAGCAGAGATCAGGAAAAATGGGGACTTTGAGTTTCACGTCACTTTGAAAAAAGTTGAGCAAGTTGATATTTCTCACACTGGACAGTACATCACCAACTGTCTGCAGTGTTATGTTACCTGTCACTATCCTTGTGGTATACCTAATGATGATGGTAAAAGAGGATGTTCTGCAATG
This genomic interval from Girardinichthys multiradiatus isolate DD_20200921_A chromosome 6, DD_fGirMul_XY1, whole genome shotgun sequence contains the following:
- the LOC124869713 gene encoding uncharacterized protein LOC124869713 — protein: MCLTLTITLLIIVVVIILLPWLNIVTLADVFTSGRNLSKLVIPTLDDMTISGALTLTDTVFFIRSNSMTTMFLVIVSVIFSLHWFDIITLTRFIPSGLNNTKISGALAVTITVFLTLLNSLTTTLSVAVNVMLWVHWLNIVTLADVFTAGRDSLKLVIPTLDDMTISGALTLTDTVFFIMSNSMTTMFLVIVSVIFSLHWFDIITLTRFIPSGLNNPNISGALAVTITVFLTLSNSLTTTLSVAVNVMLWVHWLNIVALTDVFMSFTIGSKYTKTCIDSKPGAKRLAEVVKGKSTLLTSQTGHLPLYKITLEEKQISIKGCKSFSFGEKSMNCNRNIILLGAKGAGKSTVINAMINYVLGVRWEDSFRFKLVDESQTKSQVHNQTPEITVYKLYHQEGFRVNYSLTIVDTPGFGDTGGIDRDKDITEQLRSLFADQEGVGEIDAVCFVVQANITELTSTQTYVFDSALSIFGKDVAENIRVLVTYADEQQQPVLEAIRVSGVPCPKSNDGLPVHFRFNNSVLFAHNKSSVIRRMIRLNEEKTFEFWNMGTKSMAGFFASLNHVRTIRLTMTNELLKERKHLESTAEELQKQVKLGLAKLQDIRETNEKLQEHEAEIRKNGDFEFHVTLKKVEQVDISHTGQYITNCLQCYVTCHYPCGIPNDDGKRGCSAMGQDGYCRVCPGKCFWNVHSNQRFKWEYLEIHEKRTVKELKEKYEKACGQKVTLEELIKNLLSDYKSVQDDVMKLITEAAKCLNRMKEIILNPNPLTTPEYIDMLIKGEQQETKLGWKERVQALMKIKEQAEIIAKVEKGEEILAHQ